Proteins from a genomic interval of Quercus lobata isolate SW786 chromosome 11, ValleyOak3.0 Primary Assembly, whole genome shotgun sequence:
- the LOC115967796 gene encoding dirigent protein 23-like, with amino-acid sequence MAKLSVVLIALLFSLVANITFAQSFKEEKWATRLKFQRKKETVTNIQFYFHDTLSGKNPSAVRVAEATETEKSPTLFGVIMMADDPLTETPDPNSKLLGRAQGLYGSAGQQEMGLIMAMNFGFIDGIYNGSSISLLGKNSAMHPVREMPIVGGTGLFRLARGYAIAQTHWIDLTTGDAIVGYNVTVVH; translated from the coding sequence ATGGCAAAACTTAGTGTTGTACTAATAGCATTGCTATTCTCCCTAGTGGCAAACATCACATTCGCTCAAAGCTTCAAGGAAGAGAAATGGGCAACAAGGCTAAAGTTCCAAAGGAAAAAGGAGACAGTGACCAACATCCAATTCTACTTCCATGACACACTCAGTGGGAAGAACCCAAGTGCAGTTAGGGTGGCTGAAGCTACTGAAACTGAGAAATCTCCAACACTATTTGGTGTTATCATGATGGCAGATGATCCATTGACTGAGACACCTGATCCAAATTCAAAGCTCCTGGGCCGGGCTCAAGGACTATATGGGTCTGCAGGACAGCAAGAGATGGGACTGATCATGGCCATGAACTTTGGGTTCATAGATGGCATCTACAATGGTAGCTCTATTAGCCTTCTTGGCAAGAACTCGGCTATGCATCCGGTTCGAGAGATGCCAATCGTCGGTGGAACTGGGCTTTTCCGGCTAGCGCGTGGCTATGCCATTGCTCAGACACATTGGATTGATCTCACCACCGGCGATGCTATAGTTGGCTACAATGTTACAGTGGTTCACTAA
- the LOC115969178 gene encoding dirigent protein 22-like: MTKLALVLLLFSLSMAMQLVQSTNDEPKEVDEWIQKLHHGEEKVSRLHFYFHDTLSGKNPSAVEVAEASRTKKSPTLFGLINIFDDPLTEGPESTSKLVGRAQGLYGSAGQQELGLLLAMNLFFTTGKFNGSGLTILGRNAVFHSIREMPIIGGTGAFRLARGFVQAKTHFLNLTSGDAIVEYHVVAMHY; encoded by the coding sequence ATGACAAAGCTAGCTCTAGTCCTATTGCTTTTCTCTCTAAGCATGGCCATGCAATTGGTGCAAAGCACCAATGATGAGCCCAAAGAAGTTGATGAATGGATCCAAAAGCTTCATCATGGCGAAGAGAAAGTCTCTAGGCTCCATTTTTACTTTCATGACACACTATCAGGCAAAAACCCAAGTGCAGTGGAAGTAGCTGAAGCATCAAGGACTAAGAAATCACCCACCTTGTTTGGACTAATCAACATTTTTGATGACCCATTAACAGAAGGACCTGAATCCACCTCCAAGCTTGTGGGTCGAGCTCAAGGTCTATATGGGTCAGCTGGCCAACAAGAATTGGGCCTACTTTTGGCCATGAACCTTTTTTTCACAACTGGGAAATTCAATGGTAGCGGTCTCACTATTTTGGGCAGGAATGCAGTGTTTCATTCAATCCGTGAGATGCCAATTATAGGTGGGACTGGTGCTTTCCGATTGGCACGTGGTTTTGTGCAAGCAAAGACACATTTTCTCAATCTTACCTCTGGGGATGCTATTGTCGAGTACCATGTTGTGGCTATGCATTATTGA
- the LOC115967978 gene encoding translocase of chloroplast 120, chloroplastic-like has protein sequence MENGVGVVDGYEKGEKSVEVGVIEGRVEEEGRVVVGSDEVKDLDGEEVFEEAMSDTKDLEEHDSLDGGVGGGDRNVEVVGESGLRGVDDNLNGGYEVEKFEEASEVASLEVVGSIEDKVESLVDGKSVNGVVVEDGVDEGGTEKEVENDEFNGSREDVVVDSGENGGKEVSEIGAGGEEEVLKGEDEVDVKSGLVIEKSEDKDSDDVNLEQMTVDEKAESGGCDKLEGSVIESPVESELNREILNEGGNVEERKENNLGTECQDNSSRELKDAIAGLVPTCKDDSSDVPRDTSSYKDTEHRDYRNGKVEDTQVGVDSERHVETSELKDISVDLHTSVKEISVIESSPSAELSKTENSEKFQGAATALRGEDNKVSQLQHTNEEVHEASNSHVVAEEIKTKVENTQQEKKRPGGNGEEEIQPAPELASSFGKSTNPAPPARPAGLGRAAPLLEPAPRVVQQPRVNGSASHMQNQQIEDAVNGDAEEYDETREKLQMIRVKFLRLAHRLGQTPHNVVVAQVLYRLGLAEQLRGRNGGRVGAFSFDRASAMAEQLEAAGQEPLDFSCTIMVLGKTGVGKSATINSIFDEVKFSTDAFQMGTKKVQDVVGTVQGIKVRVIDTPGLLPSLSDQRQNEKILHSVKRFIKKTPPDIVLYLDRLDMQSRDFSDMPLLRTITEIFGPSIWFNAIVVLTHAASAPPDGPNGTASSYDMFVTQRSHVVQQAIRQAAGDMRLMNPVSLVENHSACRTNRAGQRVLPNGQVWKPHLLLLSFASKILAEANALLKLQDSPPGKPFPNRTRAPPLPFLLSSLLQSRQQVKLPEEQFGDDDDVDDDLDESSDSDEETEFDELPPFKRLTKAQEARLSKSQKKAYFDELEYREKLFMKKQLKEEKKRRKMMKKMASSAKDMPSDFSENVEEESGGGASLPIPSADYNLPASFDSDNPTYRYRHLDSTNQWFVRPVLDSHGWDHDVGYEGINVERLFVVRDKIPLSFSSQVTKDKKDANVQLEVASSIKHGEGKATSVGFDMQSVGKDLAYTLRSETRFSNSRKNRATAGVSVTLLGDALSAGLKVEDKLIANKRFRLVMTGGAMTARGDVAYGGSLEAQLRDKDYPLGRSLSTLGLSVMDWHGDLAIGLNIQSQIPVGRSSNLIARANLNNRGAGQVSIRLNTSEQIQIALVGLVPLLRKLLGHLQQLQDKSAFA, from the coding sequence ATGGAAAATGGTGTTGGGGTTGTTGATGGGTATGAAAAGGGAGAGAAGAGTGTGGAAGTTGGGGTGATTGAGGGGAGAGTAGAGGAGGAAGGGAGGGTTGTGGTGGGGTCTGATGAAGTTAAGGATTTGGATGGTGAGGAGGTTTTTGAGGAGGCAATGAGTGACACAAAGGATTTGGAGGAGCATGATTCATTGGATGGTGGGGTTGGTGGGGGAGATAGGAATGTTGAGGTGGTTGGTGAGTCGGGTTTGCGAGGGGTAGATGACAATTTGAATGGTGGATATGAGGTTGAGAAGTTTGAGGAGGCGAGTGAGGTTGCATCTTTGGAGGTGGTTGGGAGTATTGAAGACAAGGTGGAATCTTTGGTGGATGGGAAGAGTGTTAAtggggtggtggtggaggatggGGTTGATGAGGGAGGGACTGAAAAGGAGGTAGAGAATGATGAATTTAATGGGTCGAGGGAAGATGTGGTTGTTGATAGTGGAGAAAATGGTGGAAAGGAGGTATCTGAGATTGGTGCTGGTGGAGAAGAGGAAGTCTTGAAGGGTGAGGATGAAGTGGATGTGAAGTCTGGTCTAGTGATTGAAAAGTCTGAAGATAAGGATTCTGATGATGTGAATTTGGAGCAAATGACTGTAGATGAAAAAGCAGAAAGTGGAGGTTGTGATAAGTTGGAAGGAAGTGTTATTGAGTCTCCTGTAGAATCTGAATTGAATAGGGAGATTTTGAATGAAGGTGGTAATGTTGAGGAACGGAAGGAGAATAACTTGGGTACTGAATGCCAAGACAACAGCAGCAGGGAACTGAAAGATGCTATAGCTGGCCTTGTTCCAACCTGCAAAGATGATAGCAGTGATGTACCAAGGGACACTTCATCTTATAAGGACACAGAACATCGGGATTACAGGAATGGGAAAGTGGAAGATACTCAAGTTGGAGTGGATTCCGAGCGTCATGTGGAAACTTCTGAACTGAAAGACATTTCAGTTGATCTGCATACATCTGTGAAAGAAATTTCAGTAATTGAAAGCTCACCTTCTGCTGAATTGTCTAAAACTGAGAATTCTGAAAAGTTTCAGGGTGCTGCAACTGCCTTGAGAGGAGAGGATAATAAAGTTTCCCAACTTCAGCATACTAATGAAGAAGTTCATGAAGCTTCCAACAGCCATGTTGTGGCTGAGGAGATTAAAACGAAGGTAGAAAATACTCAGCAAGAGAAGAAAAGACCTGGAGGTAATGGAGAAGAGGAGATACAGCCAGCACCAGAGCTTGCTTCTTCATTTGGAAAATCCACAAATCCTGCTCCCCCTGCTCGCCCTGCTGGCCTTGGTCGTGCTGCCCCACTATTGGAACCTGCACCTCGGGTTGTTCAGCAGCCTCGTGTGAATGGTAGTGCATCTCATATGCAAAACCAGCAAATCGAGGATGCTGTTAATGGGGATGCTGAGGAGTATGATGAGACTCGGGAAAAACTCCAAATGATAAGAGTGAAATTTTTACGGCTTGCACATAGGCTTGGACAGACTCCCCATAATGTTGTTGTGGCACAGGTTTTGTACAGACTGGGATTAGCTGAGCAGTTGCGAGGGAGAAATGGGGGTCGTGTTGGTGCGTTTAGCTTTGACCGTGCGAGTGCAATGGCAGAGCAGCTTGAGGCAGCAGGGCAGGAGCCCCTTGATTTCTCTTGTACAATTATGGTCCTTGGGAAGACAGGAGTTGGTAAAAGTGCAACCATCAATTCAATATTTGATGAAGTTAAGTTCAGCACTGATGCTTTTCAAATGGGTACAAAGAAGGTGCAGGATGTTGTGGGAACGGTGCAGGGGATTAAGGTACGTGTCATTGACACTCCAGGCCTTCTCCCTTCTTTGTCAGACCAGCGGCAGAATGAGAAGATCCTCCACTCTGTTAAGCGCTTTATCAAGAAAACTCCTCCAGATATTGTATTGTATCTTGATAGATTGGACATGCAGAGCAGGGATTTTAGTGATATGCCACTCTTGCGCACCATTACTGAGATATTTGGTCCATCTATATGGTTCAATGCAATTGTGGTCTTAACTCATGCAGCCTCTGCTCCACCTGATGGTCCAAATGGTACTGCTTCTAGTTACGACATGTTTGTGACCCAGCGTTCTCATGTTGTCCAGCAAGCCATTCGTCAAGCAGCTGGAGATATGCGGCTTATGAATCCTGTTTCATTAGTAGAGAACCATTCGGCATGCAGAACAAATAGGGCTGGGCAGAGAGTGCTGCCAAATGGTCAGGTTTGGAAGCCTCATTTGTTACTGCTCTCTTTTGCATCAAAGATTTTGGCTGAAGCAAACGCACTTTTAAAATTGCAAGATAGTCCCCCTGGCAAGCCTTTCCCAAATCGAACAAGAGCACCTCCTTTACCTTTCCTTCTCTCTTCCCTTCTCCAATCAAGACAACAGGTGAAGCTGCCTGAGGAGCAgtttggtgatgatgatgatgtagaTGATGATCTTGATGAGTCGTCAGATTCTGATGAGGAAACAGAATTTGATGAATTGCCACCATTTAAACGTCTGACGAAGGCCCAGGAGGCAAGGCTCTCTAAATCTCAGAAGAAGGCATATTTTGATGAGTTGGAATATAGGGAAAAGCTTTTTATGAAGAAGCAGTTGaaggaggagaaaaagagacggaagatgatgaagaagatggcATCTTCGGCAAAGGATATGCCTAGTGACTTCAGTGAGAATGTAGAAGAAGAAAGTGGTGGGGGCGCATCTTTGCCAATTCCCTCAGCTGATTATAACTTACCTGCTTCTTTCGATTCTGATAATCCTACTTACCGGTATCGCCATCTTGATTCAACCAATCAGTGGTTTGTAAGGCCTGTTCTAGACAGCCATGGTTGGGACCATGATGTTGGTTATGAAGGAATAAATGTAGAAAGATTGTTTGTGGTTAGAGACAAAATACCCTTATCTTTTTCAAGCCAGGTTACAAAGGATAAAAAGGATGCCAATGTCCAACTGGAAGTAGCCAGTTCAATAAAGCACGGTGAAGGGAAAGCAACTTCAGTAGGTTTTGATATGCAGTCTGTTGGAAAGGATTTAGCTTACACTCTACGGAGTGAGACAAGGTTTAGTAATTCTAGGAAGAACAGGGCAACTGCTGGTGTCTCAGTTACTCTCTTGGGTGATGCCTTATCAGCTGGATTGAAAGTTGAAGACAAATTGATTGCTAATAAACGGTTCAGGTTGGTTATGACTGGTGGCGCAATGACGGCTCGTGGTGATGTTGCTTATGGTGGTAGTTTGGAGGCACAGTTGAGAGATAAGGATTATCCTCTTGGTCGTTCTCTTTCAACTCTAGGTCTTTCTGTCATGGATTGGCATGGTGATCTTGCCATTGGTTTAAATATACAGTCACAGATCCCTGTGGGACGGTCTTCAAACTTGATTGCTCGTGCCAATCTGAATAATAGGGGGGCAGGACAGGTCAGCATTCGCTTAAATACCTCGGAACAGATTCAAATAGCTTTGGTCGGCCTCGTTCCTCTTCTCAGAAAGCTACTTGGTCATCTTCAACAATTGCAGGACAAGTCAGCATTCGCTTGA
- the LOC115967458 gene encoding pentatricopeptide repeat-containing protein At2g21090-like — translation MPSLSSPTLRLIHETFRSRPSNKRSFSTQPCIVQSIFNLASQGHLSQAISSLELLARKGLRLPLNSLNYLLQQCANARSLREAKWVHLHLKLTGLKHPTTFLSNQLIGTYFKCGDEVEARKVFDKMSVRNLYSWNNMLSGYAKMGMIKPAKKLFDKMPEKDVVSWNTMVIAYAKSGHSDEALRFYRELRRLSIGYNEFSFAGVLTVCVKLKELELARQVHGQVLVAGFLSNVVISSSVVDAYAKCGEMGDARRIFDDMSVRDVLAWTTLVSGYAKWGDMESASELFDRMPEKNPVSWTALIAGYTRNALGHEALELFTKMMTLQVRPDQFTFSSCLCACASVASLKHGKQLHAYLLRTNFRPNTIVVSSLIDMYSKCGCLETGKLVFDLMGDKRDVVLWNTMMSALAQHGHGEEAMKMFNDMVRSGLKPDRITFVVILNACSHSGLVSEGLKVFNSMMCDHGIVPDQEHYACLVDILGRAGCFDELMKQLEKMSCKPGDQVLNALIGVCRIHGNIELGRKAAECLIELEPQSSAPYVLLSSIYAVLGRWELVEKVRKLMDERQVRKERAVSWIEIENKVNAFTVADRFHPLKEVIYSVLEHLTGQMEEDPLLLDAER, via the coding sequence AtgccctctctctcttccccaaCTCTCAGACTCATTCACGAAACGTTTCGCTCCAGACCCAGCAACAAACGCTCATTCTCAACCCAACCTTGCATTGTCCAATCAATCTTCAACCTCGCTTCCCAAGGTCACCTCTCCCAAGCCATTTCTTCTCTCGAGCTCTTAGCTCGCAAAGGCCTCCGCTTGCCTTTGAATTCTCTCAACTATCTCTTGCAACAGTGCGCAAACGCCAGGTCTCTTAGAGAAGCCAAATGGGTTCATCTCCATTTGAAGCTCACGGGTCTAAAGCACCCCACTACGTTTTTATCGAACCAATTGATAGGTACTTACTTCAAATGTGGCGACGAAGTTGAAGCACGcaaggtgtttgataaaatgtctgTGAGGAATTTGTACAGCTGGAACAATATGCTTTCTGGGTATGCTAAAATGGGGATGATTAAGCCAGCTAAGAagttgtttgataaaatgcccgAGAAGGATGTTGTGTCGTGGAACACTATGGTTATTGCTTATGCAAAGAGTGGGCATTCTGATGAGGCTTTGAGGTTTTATAGGGAGCTTAGGAGACTGTCTATTGGGTATAATGAGTTTAGTTTTGCTGGTGTTTTGACGGTTTGTGTGAAGTTAAAGGAATTAGAGCTTGCTAGGCAGGTTCATGGGCAGGTTTTGGTTGCTGGGTTTTTGTCAAATGTGGTGATTTCTAGTTCTGTTGTTGATGCTTATGCAAAGTGTGGGGAGATGGGAGATGCAAGGAGAATTTTTGATGACATGAGTGTAAGGGATGTCCTTGCTTGGACAACTCTAGTTTCAGGATATGCTAAATGGGGGGATATGGAATCAGCTAGTGAATTGTTTGATCGAATGCCTGAGAAAAACCCTGTATCATGGACAGCATTGATTGCTGGCTATACAAGAAATGCTCTGGGGCATGAAGCGCTTGAATTGTTTACGAAAATGATGACACTTCAAGTTAGACCTGATCAATTCACATTTAGTAGTTGTCTTTGTGCTTGTGCCAGTGTAGCTTCACTCAAGCATGGGAAACAGTTACATGCGTATTTGCTACGAACTAATTTTAGGCCTAATACTATAGTTGTGAGCTCTCTCATTGACATGTATTCAAAATGTGGGTGTTTGGAAACTGGCAAATTGGTTTTTGATCTTATGGGTGATAAGCGAGATGTTGTGTTGTGGAATACAATGATGTCTGCCTTAGCGCAGCATGGTCATGGTGAGGAGGCAATGAAGATGTTCAATGACATGGTAAGATCAGGCTTGAAGCCAGATAGGATCACATTTGTTGTAATTCTCAATGCCTGTAGTCATTCAGGTCTTGTGTCAGAAGGGCTTAAGGTTTTCAATTCCATGATGTGTGACCATGGCATTGTTCCTGATCAAGAACATTATGCATGCTTAGTTGACATCTTGGGCCGAGCTGGATGTTTTGACGAGTTGATGAAACAGCTTGAGAAGATGTCTTGTAAGCCTGGTGATCAAGTTTTGAATGCCTTAATTGGTGTTTGTCGAATTCATGGAAATATAGAGTTGGGAAGAAAAGCGGCGGAATGCCTCATCGAATTGGAACCCCAATCCTCTGCTCCCTATGTTTTACTTTCAAGTATATATGCTGTGCTTGGAAGATGGGAGTTGGTAGAGAAGGTGAGAAAGCTTATGGATGAGAGACAAGTAAGGAAAGAGCGTGCCGTCAGTTGgatagaaattgaaaataaggTGAATGCTTTCACAGTAGCAGATAGATTTCACCCTCTGAAAGAAGTAATATACTCAGTTTTGGAACATTTAACTGGACAGATGGAAGAAGATCCTTTGTTACTTGATGCCGAAAGGTAA